From bacterium, a single genomic window includes:
- a CDS encoding type II secretion system protein GspD, with product MFLNVNCAPATSPLPGADAKELISINFESVDLRIVTNFVSKVTGKNFLLDDRVRGKVTIISPTQIPVEEVYAVFLSVLEVRGFTAIPAGRVTKIVPMATARQSSLPTSIGKEISEMPMEDKMITHLIPLEYADSQQIIAILTPLISGQGHLTSYQPTNTLIVTDTSSNIHKLLTIINTFDIEGAKLETSIISLKYASAQTISEKVSSAVESAGRKPITNARPTRGAVSRTSASIRGGITLIPDERINSIILVANQDDTLRVRELIEQLDILPPPGRETIHIYKLKYADAEELAKILSGMPLGKDAAQKGAKPISISADVSTRSLIVTADPEDYSNIKEVIDQLDSVRPQVFLEALIADVSMDMMTDLGVEWGTVDNPVEGEYRGFGGAKYGAGSLYEKAVTFSGLIIGAMKGTTSGIPNVGMIIQAYSKKTGFDILSTPQILTLDNKEAKILVGENIPYLTSSRITEQDTVVNSYGYKDVGIELTITPYIGTENNLKLDIYQKVTKLVPTATGTELPTTTIREAKTSVSVDDGSTIVIGGLIRDDSTEVLYKVPLLGDIWILGALFRRTEKKIERRNLLIFITPYIIREKAKIEELTQQKKELQDKFKIEEIVK from the coding sequence ATGTTTTTGAATGTTAACTGCGCGCCTGCAACTTCTCCTTTACCGGGAGCAGACGCGAAAGAACTTATCTCTATAAATTTTGAGAGTGTTGATTTAAGAATAGTTACGAATTTTGTTTCGAAAGTGACAGGAAAGAATTTTCTTCTCGACGATAGAGTTAGAGGAAAGGTAACTATTATCTCCCCGACTCAAATACCGGTGGAAGAAGTATATGCAGTCTTTTTGTCTGTACTTGAGGTGAGGGGCTTCACAGCTATCCCTGCCGGCAGAGTTACGAAAATAGTGCCTATGGCAACAGCCAGGCAATCTTCCCTGCCGACAAGTATTGGCAAGGAAATTTCAGAAATGCCGATGGAAGATAAGATGATTACGCATCTTATTCCTTTAGAGTATGCGGATAGCCAGCAGATTATTGCTATACTTACACCGCTTATTTCTGGACAGGGGCATTTAACTTCCTACCAGCCTACGAATACTTTGATTGTCACGGATACATCTTCCAATATACATAAACTTTTGACGATTATAAATACTTTTGACATTGAAGGCGCAAAGTTAGAGACGTCTATAATTTCTTTAAAATATGCTTCTGCGCAAACGATTTCCGAAAAAGTTAGCAGTGCTGTAGAAAGCGCCGGCAGAAAGCCAATTACTAACGCAAGACCTACAAGAGGCGCTGTGTCTAGAACCTCTGCGTCTATTAGAGGGGGAATTACTCTTATTCCCGATGAACGTATAAATTCTATTATTTTAGTAGCCAATCAAGATGATACTTTAAGAGTAAGAGAGCTTATTGAACAATTGGATATTTTGCCTCCTCCAGGAAGAGAGACCATACATATTTATAAATTAAAATACGCTGACGCAGAAGAATTGGCTAAAATTCTATCGGGTATGCCTTTAGGAAAGGATGCAGCCCAAAAAGGAGCCAAACCTATCAGTATCAGCGCCGATGTTTCCACTCGTTCTTTAATTGTTACCGCAGACCCTGAGGATTATAGCAATATAAAAGAAGTGATAGACCAGCTTGATTCTGTAAGACCTCAAGTTTTCTTAGAAGCATTGATTGCTGATGTGTCTATGGATATGATGACAGATTTAGGTGTTGAATGGGGTACAGTAGATAATCCGGTAGAGGGGGAATACAGAGGGTTTGGGGGCGCGAAATATGGCGCAGGGTCTCTTTATGAAAAAGCTGTAACTTTCTCCGGTCTTATCATAGGAGCTATGAAGGGAACAACTTCGGGAATACCTAATGTGGGGATGATTATACAAGCGTATAGTAAAAAAACCGGATTTGATATTCTTTCCACTCCGCAGATACTTACTCTGGATAATAAAGAAGCAAAAATATTGGTCGGCGAGAATATTCCTTATCTGACTTCTTCCCGTATAACCGAGCAGGATACCGTTGTAAATAGTTATGGATATAAAGATGTAGGGATAGAATTAACGATAACTCCTTATATAGGAACGGAAAATAACCTTAAACTTGATATATATCAGAAAGTTACGAAACTTGTTCCCACAGCAACCGGAACAGAACTGCCTACAACGACGATACGAGAAGCGAAAACAAGCGTGTCGGTAGATGACGGTTCTACGATTGTTATCGGAGGACTTATAAGGGACGATAGCACTGAAGTGCTGTATAAAGTTCCGTTATTGGGAGATATATGGATTTTAGGCGCATTATTTAGAAGAACCGAGAAAAAAATTGAGAGAAGAAACCTTCTTATATTTATAACCCCTTATATCATAAGAGAGAAAGCAAAAATAGAAGAATTAACACAACAGAAAAAAGAACTCCAGGATAAATTCAAGATAGAGGAAATAGTTAAGTGA